The genomic DNA TGCCGGTGGGCGTCTTAGCGGTCGGGGTCATCCACCAGGGGCTCTTCGCCATTCCCGGCGGCCAGACCGTCCTCTATCCCGGCGACAAGGTGATCTTCATGGGCTCGAGCCAGAGCATGCAGGCTCTGGAAGCGCGCTTCACGCCCAGAAAGCACATCCAAAACGTGGTCATCGTGGGTGGCGGCAACGTCGGCTTCATGACCGCGGAGCGCCTGCAGCAGGGGCGCATGCACGTGACCATCATCGAGGAGAACGAGGCGCGCTGCGAGAAGTTGGCCACCTACCTGCCCAGGGTGATGGTGCTAAAGGGCGACGGCACCGACCTGGAGCTTTTGGAGAGTGAGCGCATCGAGGACGCCCACGTGCTCGTGGCGGTGACCGACGACGACAGCAAGAACCTGCTCATCTCGCTCCTGGCCAAACAACTCGGCATCCCCAAGGTCGTCACCCGGGTGGGCCGCAGCCGCAACCAGCGCCTCTTCGAGCGCGTCGGCATCGACACCTCCTTGACGCCGCGCACCGCTGCCGTCCAGGAGGTCCTCAACTGGCTCAAGCTCGACCAGCTCGATCACTTGGCCAGCATCGAGGACCGCGCCGAGGTGATCGAGGTGACCTATCCCTATGAAAAGCCCGTGGGAATGGTAAAAGACCTGGGCACGCCGCCGCGGAGCCTGATCGGCGCCATCGTGCGCAAGGACAAGGTCATCATCCCCAGCGGCGAGACGATGGTGCAGCACGGCGATCACCTCTTCATGGTGGCCGCGCTCGAGGCCGTCGAGCGGGTGCACGGCTGGCTGGCGCGCTAGCCATGCTTGCCCCAAAGCCTTAAGCTAGGCGGGTGCGCGGCCGCTTTGCGTCCTTCGTCGTCGGCGCGGGCCTTATGGGCCTGGCGCTCATCTGCGCGGTCTTCGGTTTCTACGCCACCGTCCTCGGCGAGGCGGCGGGAGGTTTCGGGCTGGCCGGTGGCCTATCGGTCGCACTGGGCGCCCTTCTCCTCTGGGCCGGCAGCCTCCAGGCCGACCCGGCGCGGCGCGAGGCGATCATCGGCGTCCTCCTGCTGTGGCTGGTGGTGCCGCTCGTCGGGGCGATTCCTTACGCGGTCTCGGGCGGCCTCACCCCGGTCAGCGCCGCCTTTGAGTCGATGAGCGGCTTTACCGCCACGGGCGCGACCGTCCTGCGCGACTTCGAGACCTTTCCGCTCAGCCTCTTCATGTACCGCGCCCTCAGCCAGTGGCTGGGCGGTGTCGGCATCATCGTGCTCTTCGTAGCGGTCTTTCCCAAGCTGGCCATCGCCGGGCGGCAGCTCTTCTTCGCCGAGATGCCCGGTCCCACCGAGGAGAAGCTGACGCCGCGGCTGCGCAACACCGCCGCCGCCGTCCTGGCGGTCTACCTGGTCATGACCGTCCTGGCGGCCTTGGCCTACATTGCCGCCGGCATGGTGCCCTTCGACGCGGTGGCCCACGCCTTGACCACGCTCGCGGCGGGCGGCTTCAGCCCGAGGGGCGACAGCTTCGCCGCCTACCACTCCGCCGCCATCGACTGGATCGCGGTCCTCTTCATGACCGTCGCCGGCATCTCCTTTACCTTGCAGTATCAGGCCTTGATGGGCCGGCCCCGGACGCTCTGGCGCGACCCCGAGTTTCGCGCCTACGGCCTCATCCTGCTCGGCGCCTCGGCCCTGCTCTTCTACGTCCTGCAAGGGCTCTATGAGCCCGGTGAGGCCTTGCGCCACGCCATGTTCCAAGCCGTCAGCATCATGACCACCACCGGCTACGCCTCGGCGGACTTCGGCGCGTGGCCCGCCCAGGCCCAGGCGGTCCTCCTGGTCTTGATGTTCGTGGGCGGCAGCGCCGGCAGCGCGGCGGGTGGGGTCAAGGTGATGCGCTGGCTGATCATCGCCAAGAACACCGCCCGCGAAGTCAACCGCGCCCTCCACCCCCGCGCGGTGATGCCGGTGCGCGTCGGCGAGCGCACCATCCCCGAGGAGGTGTTGAGGGCCGTGGTCGCCTTTCTGACGCTGTTCTTGGGCCTCTTTACGCTGATCACCTTGGTCCTCATCTGGCTCGAGGCGGACTTCTTGACCGCCATCAGCGCGGCCATCGCCTGCGTCGGCAACGTCGGGCCGGGCCTGGCCGGGGTGGGGCCGATGCAGCACTTCGACGACCTGCACGCGACCAGCCGCCTCGTCCTCACCTTCGCTATGTACGCGGGCCGGCTCGAGGTCGTCACCCTCTTCGTGGTCTTGAACCGGCGCTTCTGGCGACTGCCCAGGGGGAGCCGCGCCACCTTCGATATCGACTGACTCTATCGACTGATCCTTATCGACTGCTCGAGCAGGTCGTACAGCACTGGGTATAGCGGACGGGACAAGGGGGCGGCGATGGGGTGGGGTGTCGGGTTGTGGGGGGAAACGAGCTCATGCGCGCCGCCTAGTCATGAAAGGGCGATCCCCTCCGGAACCAGTTGAGCCGCGGCAACTGCCAGAAGTCGGCGTTCAGGACGATGAAGACGGTGATGATCTCGAGCCTGCCCGCGTACATGCCGAAGATCAGCACCGCCTTGCTGACCGGGTGCAGGTCGGCGAAGTGTTGCATCGGCCCCACCGCCGCCAAGCCCGGGCCGATATTGCCGACGCAGGCGATGGCGGCCGTAAAGGCCGTGGTCAGGTCGGCGCCCAAAAGCGCCAGGGTGACGGTGGTGAGGGCGGTCAGGATGGCGAACAGCGTCACAAAGGCCGACACCGCCCTCAAAACCTCCTCGGAGACGGTGCGGTTGCCGACCCGCACCGGCGCGACCAGCCGGGGGTGGAGGGCGCGCCTCAGCTCTCGAGCCGAGTTTTCGCCGATGATGAGCCAGCGCGCCACCTTGATGCCCCCGGCCGCGCTGCCCGCGCTGCCACCCACGAACATCAGGAAGACCAGGACGGCCTGGGCGTCCTCCGGCCAGAGCGCGAAGTCCGCCGAGGCGTAGCCGGTGGTCGTTATCATCGTCAGCGACTGAAAGAAGCCGTGGCGCAAGGCGTCGAAAGGGGCGTAGCTGTCGCGCAGGGTATAGGTGAGCAGTCCGGCCGCGACCAGGACGATGGCCAGATAGGCCTGGAACTCCCTGTCCTGCAAGAGGTCCCCAGGGCGGCCCAACAGCACCCGGTATTGCAGGGCGAAGTTGGCGCCCGCCAGGGTCATGAAGAGGACGGCGAGCCAGTCCAGGAGCGCGCTGTCGTAGCCCGCGAACGACAGGCCGTTGGGGCTGAAGCCGCCCGAGGCGGGGGTGGTCAAGCCGTTGGCGACGGCGTCGTAGAAGGGCATGCCCGCCGCCCAGTAGGACAGGATGGCCGCCACCGTGATCAGCAGGTAGACGACGGTGACGGCGGTGGCGGTGTTGCGCAGCCTGGGCGTCAGCTTCTCCTCGGTCGGCCCCGGCACCTCGGCGAAGAACATCTGCCGTCCCGCCAGGGCTAGCTGCGGCAAGACCGCGATAAAGAACACGATGATGCCCACGCCGCCCAGCCACTGGCTGAGCGCACGCCACATGAAGAGGCTCAGCGGGAAGCCCTCGAATTCCCTCAGCATGGTGGCGCCGGTGGTGGTAAAGCCGCTCATCGA from Deinococcota bacterium includes the following:
- the trkA gene encoding Trk system potassium transporter TrkA is translated as SRADSFDHLDVRFVVGSGSDPEELRKAGAQRAGAFIACTTNDDVNVLACLAAKGLGAKETMAFVTRQRYLDAFADKGAMESVGLVINRVLWPQRTLAHQIADIVRVPRALDSAFFAGGRVKMLEYRLEAGDPFMGETLFDLSLPVGVLAVGVIHQGLFAIPGGQTVLYPGDKVIFMGSSQSMQALEARFTPRKHIQNVVIVGGGNVGFMTAERLQQGRMHVTIIEENEARCEKLATYLPRVMVLKGDGTDLELLESERIEDAHVLVAVTDDDSKNLLISLLAKQLGIPKVVTRVGRSRNQRLFERVGIDTSLTPRTAAVQEVLNWLKLDQLDHLASIEDRAEVIEVTYPYEKPVGMVKDLGTPPRSLIGAIVRKDKVIIPSGETMVQHGDHLFMVAALEAVERVHGWLAR
- a CDS encoding TrkH family potassium uptake protein — protein: MRGRFASFVVGAGLMGLALICAVFGFYATVLGEAAGGFGLAGGLSVALGALLLWAGSLQADPARREAIIGVLLLWLVVPLVGAIPYAVSGGLTPVSAAFESMSGFTATGATVLRDFETFPLSLFMYRALSQWLGGVGIIVLFVAVFPKLAIAGRQLFFAEMPGPTEEKLTPRLRNTAAAVLAVYLVMTVLAALAYIAAGMVPFDAVAHALTTLAAGGFSPRGDSFAAYHSAAIDWIAVLFMTVAGISFTLQYQALMGRPRTLWRDPEFRAYGLILLGASALLFYVLQGLYEPGEALRHAMFQAVSIMTTTGYASADFGAWPAQAQAVLLVLMFVGGSAGSAAGGVKVMRWLIIAKNTAREVNRALHPRAVMPVRVGERTIPEEVLRAVVAFLTLFLGLFTLITLVLIWLEADFLTAISAAIACVGNVGPGLAGVGPMQHFDDLHATSRLVLTFAMYAGRLEVVTLFVVLNRRFWRLPRGSRATFDID
- a CDS encoding TrkH family potassium uptake protein; amino-acid sequence: LLSSLLGIFFLLTGSRHSEPGRREAITGVLLLWLIFPLLGALPFAISGGFDFLDAFFESMSGFTTTGATMLREFEGFPLSLFMWRALSQWLGGVGIIVFFIAVLPQLALAGRQMFFAEVPGPTEEKLTPRLRNTATAVTVVYLLITVAAILSYWAAGMPFYDAVANGLTTPASGGFSPNGLSFAGYDSALLDWLAVLFMTLAGANFALQYRVLLGRPGDLLQDREFQAYLAIVLVAAGLLTYTLRDSYAPFDALRHGFFQSLTMITTTGYASADFALWPEDAQAVLVFLMFVGGSAGSAAGGIKVARWLIIGENSARELRRALHPRLVAPVRVGNRTVSEEVLRAVSAFVTLFAILTALTTVTLALLGADLTTAFTAAIACVGNIGPGLAAVGPMQHFADLHPVSKAVLIFGMYAGRLEIITVFIVLNADFWQLPRLNWFRRGSPFHD